The Synechococcus sp. MVIR-18-1 region CTAGGGACTGGCAAGACTCAAATGGGACGCATCCTGCGCCAAAACCAAAGAGGGCCGTCCGTCTCGGCATAGATAAATAAAAGTAATTGCTGCGATCAGTCGTGCTGAACTGTGTTCATTGCAACCGAGACCAAAGCCTTTGCTGCCTCTTCCGCGCCTTGTTTTGAACCAATCGGGCGGATTGCATCGACAAGTTGTTGATCCAGCTCCCATTCTCCTTGATTCAAAGCATGGCGACTAAGAATCTTGTGCTGTCCGAATGATCGAAGACCATTCATGAGGACGGAAGCTTCCGCGAAGCCATCACGCTCCACGACATGCATGCCTAGGTCTTGGCTTAACGCTTCACAAAACGTGCTGTAACCAGGCTTGCCTAGGTGCCGCTCGCAAAAAGGCATAACATCAAAAGGACGCACGCTTTCGGGCAAAAGAGTGACATTGGCCTCATATTTCAAGTTGGCCCGAAGGTGAGGAGCCACGGGGGCTGGCATCAAAAAATGATGATGAGGCCAGAGACGAAATAGGGCAGGGTCAATTGCTAGACCAAGGCCCCCAAATCCAACAAGCACGAGGGGCTGTTGAATCGTGTCCAAGTGCGCTCTCAATGGAGCAGGAAGCTCGCGCAAGGCAGACACGGTGAGACCTAACGGCTGCTCATCTAAACCCCAAGGCATCGCCATTGAAAAGGGGCAGCGCAACAGCAGCTCACCCTGCCGATATTGAGCGCGAGCTGCTGCTGCGTATTCGCTGAATCGACCACCAAGCGGCTCATAAATGTCATCCCAACCGAAATTCCCCATCCAAACCAAAGGAGCTCCCAACCGTTCAGATAGAACTGCTGCTGCCGGAGGAATGTCACCTACAACAAGCACTGGAGTGTTCTGCTCACCAATCCAGGCAACCTCTTGATCGATTCGTTGTGGCAGATCAGTCTCCAGAGCCTTCAAAGACGCCAACGTCTTCTCTTGATCAACGCCGAGGGCATCGGCCTGGATCATTCCCACATCCCACCCAACGAAGCGTTGCTCTACGGGCACAGCAGCGCAGACGAGCTTTAGAAAATCAGCAGAGACATTGGAACTGACTACAAGCCTCCATGACGGCTTAAGGCGGTGCAAAGCGCACAGAACAGTGGCTTGTCGTGCAGCGTGACCAAAACCATGGCTGCTTAGGCAGACATAAATCAGCATGGCGATCGACTTTCACTGGGGTGCCGCAACAACGTTTGTTCATAAGCGAGGGTTCCATTTGGATGGAACCAGCGATGACTGACAAGGCTGAGATGACGCCCCTCAAATTCAACCCAGGTGAAATGGATCAAGGTTTGCCCAGCTTCGTCTGAACCCGAGCGAGGAACGCAGGCGGCATTGACGTAGGCGGTGCCATAACGATCACGATGGAAAGTCATCCGTTCACCCTTGCCTCCTCTGAGGCTGTGGTGCATGTGGCCAAATACCACAAGATCTGCGGCTCGGCGGCGACGGAGGGTCTCAACAGCGATCGCTAGATCGCGATCACCCCAGTCGATGTGGGGATGCTTCCAATCCCGACCACAGATGCTGGACGCATCAGATCCAAGACCAGTAGGCCCACTGTGAGCAAGCAATACAAGTGGCCAATCCTCGGGAGCATGGGACGCCGCTTTAACGATCCGATCCACTGACTCCTGTTCCGTGACTGGGCCGAAAACGCTTTGCACCGCTTCAGAGATATGGAAACCACCTCCTGAACTGCATTGAAGGCCGCCAACAATGGCAACGGCTGGTGACGACCAATTGCGCAATTTCCAGGAGCAGTCGAGATCACCCAACATTGAAATCTGCTGCCGCAGTCGTTCACCAGTGCGATCTCTGCCCCGGTCGTGATTACCAAGAATCACGGCGCAGGGGAGCTTTAGACGTGTGATTGCCTTCACTAAGCGCAAATCACCATCACTCAAGTCGCCCACGAACAAAAGAGCATCAGGACGTAACTGCTCGAGCAGTTGTTCGTCGTGACAACTCCAGTCACCGTGAAGGTCTCCGGCTATGGCGAGGCGCAATCTGGTCAGGAGTGGTGCCTAGGCTTTGGACATCCTGCCCGATGTGGCCAGAATGTCTGCAATCAACACTGAGACAGATCTAGGGATCAGGATCATGAAAGACGCTCCCAGTGATCTCGTAAGCGCCATCAACCAGCTTCGAAGGGATCGGAACGCCATCGTTCTGGCGCACTATTACCAGGAGCCAGAAATACAAGATATAGCTGATTTCATTGGTGATTCCTTAGAGCTTTCACGAAAAGCAGCCAACACAGATGCGGATGTGATTGTTTTTTGTGGCGTGCATTTCATGGCAGAGACAGCAAAAATTTTAAGTCCAGAGAAAATTGTTCTGCTACCTGACAGCGAGGCAGGATGTTCACTAGCAGATGATTGTCCAGCCGATGATTTTGAGGCATTTAGAGCAAACCATCCTGAGCATTTTGTTGTGAGTTACATCAATTGCACAGCAGCTGTAAAAGCGCAAAGCGACTTGATATGCACAAGTAGTAATGCGGTTGACTTGGTCAATCAACTTCCATCTAATCAACCGATTCTATTTGCACCAGATCAGAATCTGGGTCGTTGGGTGCAACGACAAAGTGGTCGTGAGCTCACATTGTGGCCTGGACGCTGCATCGTTCACGAAACATTTAGCGAAGAAGCGTTGTTGAAACTAAAGCTAGAACACCCTGATGGAGAAGTCATTGCACATCCTGAATGTATGGAAAACCTTCTAGACCTTGCCGACTTCATAGGCTCAACCAGCAAACTCCTAGCGCATGCTCAAACAAGCTCAGCAACAACATTTATCGTGCTCACCGAACCCGGAATTTTGCATCAAATGCAAAAGATGGTTCCAAATAAAAGGTTTATCGATGTTCCGGGGCTAGACGGGTGTAGCTGCAATACATGCCCGTATATGCGAATGAATACACTCGAAAAACTATGGCATTGCCTAGAAACACTGGAACCCAAGATTGAAATGGACGAAAACCTTCGAGTCAAAGCATTGGCACCAATACAGAAAATGCTGGAGATGAGCAAATAGAAAAATTAAATAACCACTCTTCAATAACAAAAGGGACAATACAATTGACGCTCGAAAAGAATCATAAATAAAGATCTCATCAGAAAATCAATACACATAGCTATGATATGCAGAAAACCATTGCTCAGCAAAAACAGCAAACGAAGTAGAACAATACAACAAATGCAATGTCAATTCATCATGGATTACCTGAAACCGAAAAAGGGTAAAAGAGTTCAACAATTAAGAAACTGCTCATCATTGAAATGAGCTGCACTTTTACAAGGAAATGCAAAGCGAATCAAGACAACTAAATAAGTCATAGACACGATCAACAAAATAATCTTAAAAAGCCAATGGAGAACCACATTGAGAGAGAAAATTCGACAAAATAAGGTATGGCGGTTCTTGAGCAACGAACTGAAGGTTTGTACTGCCCTGCAGCAGGGGTATGGATTGATCCAACGCGTCCAGTGAAACGAGCACTCTTGACCCATGCCCATGCAGATCATGCAAGAGCTGGGTCTGAAGAATATTGGGCGGTGAAACAGTCGGAAGGGGTTTTAAGACAACGACTAGGACGGGAGATCAAGCTTAATGCAGTGAGCTATGGAGAAACACTCATCATTGGAGAAGCAAAGATATCGTTTCATAGTGCGGGGCATGTCTTAGGAAGTGCTCAGATACGTATCGAAGTAGGAGGCGAAGTATGGCTTGTGACAGGCGATTACAAACGATGCCATGACCCAAGTTGCGAACCATTTGAAGCGGTGAAATGCGATGTACTGATCACAGAATCAACCTTCGGTTTGCCGATCTATCACTGGAAGCCAGGAAAGGAAATAGCAGCAGAAATTTATAAATGGTGGAATGATGAAAAGGATCGTCCATCATTATTGTTTTGCTATGCATTTGGAAAAGCACAACGCGTACTAGCCGAACTAAGTGGACTGGGAATCAATGAGGAAATTCTCCTGCATGGAGCTGTGGAAACGGTGACACGACACTATCGTGAAGCAGGAATCAACATGGCTAAAACACGTCCAGTGAGTGAATTAGAACGCAAGAATCCACTCAGAGGCAGATTAATCATTGCTCCCCCATCTGCATATCGATCCAGTTGGATGAAGCGATTTAAAGAACCACAAACAGCTTTTGCATCAGGTTGGATGGCTGTGAAAGGAGCGAAAAGAAGAGGTGGTTACGAAAGGGGCTTCGTCCTAAGTGATCATGCAGATTGGTCCGGTCTCATAAAAACAATTAAAGAAAGTGAAGCCAAACAGGTCTATGTCACACATGGACAAGAAGATGTGATTTCACGATATCTGCGGGAAGTAGAAGGCATCAAAGCAAATCCACTCAAATCATTAAGCTGAGGTTCAATTAATGCGCAATGTTAGCTTTAGAACATTTGGAAACTTGATAAACACCCTTGAACAGTGCAATTCTACAAAAAAGAAGATCAACCTAATTAGTACATTCATAAAGGATATTGATCCAAGAGACGGATCATGGATACTCCTATTATTGATGGGCAGTCGACAGAAAAGACTGATCACAGGTCGACGTTTGAAAGAAATTCTACAAGCATCCTCAAAAATGCCCTCGTGGCTTATTGATGACTGTTTTGCTCAAGTGGGAGACTCCGCAGAAACAATTAGTTTATTATGGCCACAATTAAAGAATGAACTTACTACCACAGATATTGAATTCGAGGAGAATGACAATAAATTGTTTAATGAGACAAAAGAGTCAAAACCCCTTCATTGGTGGATGGAAACCTTGCTGCCAGAGATTAAAGATTCAACAGAAACAACACAACAAAGATTAATACTGAAATTGTGGAGTGAAATCACAGACCAAGATCACTACTTAACAAATAAACTAATCACAGGTGGATTCAGGAATGGTGTGTCAAAAGGCCTCGTTGTTAAAAGTATTGCACAAGCATATGAACTAGATGAAAGCACCGTACTTGAGCGTCTGATGAAACCAATGGAAATCAATAAAGTATGGTTTCAAGAATTAACTCAACAAGTGTCGGAAAAAAGAACAGATCGTGGAGCCATTCCCTATCCCTTTTACCTAGCAAGTCCTGTTCAGATTGAAGACATTAAAGAAACCCCACCAGCTGATTGGAGATTGGAATATAAATGGGATGGTATTCGTGGACAATTGATAAAAAGGGACACTGGCGCTTATCTATGGAGTAGAGGAGAAGAACTTGTGAATCATGTATTTCCTGAAATAATAGAGATGGCAGAAGATCTTACTGATGGCACGGTGCTAGACGGTGAGATATTATGTTGGCAAAAAGATATAAGCAAACCGATGGCTTTTGCGTCGTTGCAACGCAGGCTTGGACGGAAGACAGTGAACAAGAAGTTATTGAAGGAGTGCCCAACAGTATTCATGGCATACGATATTTTAGAACATAAATCAACAGATATTAGAGCGTACGATCTAAGAGATAGATTAAAACTTTTGGAGTGTATACAACAAAGCTGTAATCATCCATGCTTAATGATGGACAGTGAAAAAAAGTTTGCAGAATGGGAAGAACTAACTAAAATAAGGGATCGAGCACGTCTCGAAGGTGCCGAGGGTTTAATGATTAAAAAAAACAGCTCACACTATTTATCAGGCAGAAAAAAAGGATATTGGTGGAAATATAAACATGATCCTATGACTCTTGACGCAGTTTTAGTATATGCACAAGCTGGAACGGGTAAAAGGGCAAATCTTTTTACTGACTATACATTTGGATTATGGGATGACAGTAATAAAAATTCAAGGGATCGAAAACTAGTAACTTTTGCAAAGGCATATTCTGGACTAAACAATTCTGAGTTAATGGAATTAGACAAATGGATACGCGCTCATACAATCGAACGATATGGACCAACAAGAGTCGTTGAGCAGAAACAGATTTTTGAAATCGCCTTTGAGGGCGTTATGGAGTCAAAACGCCATAAATGCGGACTTGCAGTACGATTTCCAAGAATCCACCGATGGAGAATTGATAAACCAGTTATGGAAGCAGACTGTATCGAACAAGCGCAAGCATTATTAAAGCAAGTTATATAATGCAAATTAACTCAAAAAATATAGGTTATAAGATGAAAGAGTCTATTGTAAGGAAATGAGTCAGATGAAAATCAAGATAAGATCTGTCTATCTCAACAAAGTACATATCAAGCGCAGAGGAGCACAAAGTAAAAGCTTATACAAAAGGCAACCAATCAATCATTACCAATGAAAAAAAAATCAGGATGTGATGGAGGTCATACAACTGAAGATCTACTCAAACCGATCGAGAGTTGGTTTACACATCAAGGATGGACAGCATCTACCTTTCAAAGACAAAGCTGGCATTCCTATTTAGATGGTGCGAGCGGTCTCATCCAAGTGCCAACTGGATCGGGAAAAACCTATGCAGCAGTGATGGGTCCCATTGCAAGGATCCTGTCTGAAGAAACAAGTCCAAAAGGACTACGAGTGCTCTATCTCACTCCCTTAAGAGCTCTAAGTCGGGATTTGTCGCTAGCAATTCAGGAACCAATCCATGCGATGCAGTGGCCAATACGTGTAGGGACAAGGAATGGAGACACATCCTCAACAGAACGAGCCAAACAGCTTAAAAGTCCACCTGAAATCTTAGTTACTACACCAGAATCACTCTGTGTATTAATGAGTAATCGAAAAGCAAAAGAATTATTTGATGGATTGCATACAGTCATTCTGGATGAATGGCATGAATTAATGGGAAGCAAGCGCGGAAGCCAAACAGAATTGGCATTAAGTTGGCTGAGACATCAGCAACCTTCATTGCAAACATGGGCATTGAGCGCCACAATCGGAAATATTGAGGAAGCTACTGAGCATGCATTAGGAATCAGTACTGCAAATAAAGTAATAATAAATCATGCACCAAAAAGAAAAACAACAATTAGAAGTATAATCCCAGAATCCATTGATGGATTTCCCTGGGGTGGACATCTAGGCCTACGCAATTACGAAGGACTCATTGCAAAGCTAGATCCGAAAATAAGTACATTACTATTTACAAATACACGGAACCAATCAGAACGATGGCACCAATGCTTACGTTATGCATGCCCGGAAATGGAGGGGTTACTAGCTCTTCACCATAGTGCAATAGATCGTTCTGAAAGAGAAGCTATTGAAGAAAATATGAAAATGGGGTTAATCCGTTGGGTGGTTTGTACAAGTTCACTAGATCTAGGAATTGACTTTCAACCTGTAGAAAAAATTGTTCAAATTGGTAGTCCTAAGAACATCGCACGATTACTACAAAGAGCTGGGCGTTCGGCTCATTCCCCTGGAGGAGAATCACAAGTACTATTTATGCCCACAAATGCATTAGAACTCCTAGAGCTAAGTGCATTAAGAAGAGGCCTAGACAATGATTTAGTAGAAAATAGAAAAACGCCTAGTAAGCCGCTTGATGTACTACTTCAACATTTAACTACATTGGCATGTGGACCAGGCTTTAATCCTGAAGAGACACTCATAGCAATCCGTAGAACAGCTTCGTTTGCTTCATTAGAAGACGAAGAATGGAAATGGTGTCTATTGTTTCTCGAAAAAGGAGGAGTCTGTTTAAATGCATATACACGCTTTCGTAAACTTGAATGGAACGCTATTGAAAAGCTGTTTTTTGTAAGTGATCAATCAATAGCCCGACTTCATCGGCTGAATATTGGGACGATCACTTCTGCACCTTCCGTGCGTGTTCGCTTTAGTCGTGGTATCTATCTTGGACATGTTGAAGAGAGTTTCATCAGTCAATTAAAACCAAAAGATGTATTCTTCTTTGCAGGACGTCAATTAGAACTTATCAGAATGAAAGAAATGACAGCCTATGTAAAAACAACAACCAGGAAGAGTTCAATGGTTCCAGCATGGGCAGGAGGTCAGATGGCCTTATCTGATCTTTTGACGACTCAGCTGAGAGAAGAGGTATCACGAGCATCCAAGTTAATTCTAGATACACCAGAGTTAATGTCTTTAAGACCCTTGATCGATCGACAACTGGACTTGTCAATGATTCCTAGTGAAAATCAGTTTTTAATTGAAACATGTATTACCAAGGAAGGACAACATCTTTTCGCCTATCCATTTGAAGGACGTTTTGTTCACGAAGGACTAGGCTTTTTATGGGCATCACGCCTATCAAAGTATCAAAAAAGTACAATCACTGTATCAGTAAATGATTATGGATTTGAACTTTTAGGGCCCAAACAATATCCATTAAGCAAACTAGTTGAAGAAACTCTAGAAATTCTATTGGATGATAAAGATCTAGAGGAAGACATTGAAAATGCATTAAACTTATCAGAATTGTGTAAACGACGCTTTCGAAGTATTGCTCAGATATCAGGACTAATGATGCAAGGATTTCCAGGTAAAAACAAAAGTAGTGGACAGTTGCAAATCAGCGGATCTCTACTGTGGGATGTATTCAATAAGCATGAACCAAAGAATCTACTGCTAAGGCAATCACGATTTGAAGTACTAAATGAACAGCTTGAGTTACCTCGTTTAAAAAAAGCATTACAACGAATACGAAAAGGTGACATTATCCATAGTGAAATCGTTAGACCAGGTCCACTAGCGTTTCCACTGTTAGTTGAGCGATTACGATCTCGGCTCAGCAATGAGTCAATATTAGAAAGAGTCACAAGAATGCAAAATGAAGCGTTGCGGCATGAAAGGTAACATAATTATTGAAAACGGCAGAATAACTAGTGATTAGATAAAATAGCATACTTATTTGTATCCCAGGTCAAATTGTTTCAAGCTGCCAGTTGAAAGCTATTTAAATTTAGGAAAGGAATGCAAGCAGTGCAAAGCTTAAATACCTAGAATATATAAGTTGTAGTGATTCAATGCCAATTGAAGAAAATGTATCGGATTACCCAAGGCCACCATTGATTGAGCTAGTGAATGGGAATGTCTCGGTTCGTATTGCTGATGAAATTATTGCTGAGGATACCCGCTACGTGCGTGTATGTGAAACCTTTCACCCACCAACGATCTATATCAATCCAAAGGCTTTTGTCCATGGCTCTCTACAACAAATCTCTGGACGTGGCTCATTTTGCGAATGGAAGGGAGTAGCTGAGTATTGGTCACTGAGCAAAGCTGATGGAACAGATTCACGATCACGTGCTGGATGGAGCTATCCAAGACCAACAGAACGTTTTTCACTCCTTAAGGATTGGATAAGTCTGTACCCCCGATTAGTTGATGCTTGCATTTTGGAAGGTGAACATGTTTCACCTCAACCTGGTTCATTTTATGGTGGGTGGATTACAAGTTGGACGATTGGGCCCTTTAAAGGCGACATAAACCATCCGGAGTTAATCTGATGAAATGCAAGGAACAATTAACGAACTTACTTCAATCAGATCCTAAAAGTTGCTTCATTCCATCATTGATCGAGGAATTTGAATTGCTATCAAGGGTTAACCTTGAAACTGATATAACATTACTTAAGGGAGTTTGGGAATTAAAATGGAGTAGCTCAAGTCAGCCTTGGCTTAAGCAAGCTCCTTGGCTTGAAAATCTCCAGATTCTTGATCCAGTACAAAAAAAAGGGGTTAATCTATTACGTTTAAGTGCTCCCATTGGCTCTGTAGTGGGGATTGCTGTTGAAGCTGAATTGTCGATCAATAGCACCAATCAAGTTGGCGTACAGTTTAAAAGAGGCGGCTGGCTTGGTCCCTCTTTAGGCAATGGATGGAGACCAAAGCTTTTAGCTACGATTAATCAATCCTTTCCTGCTTGGCTCGATATCACAGGGTTAGATGACTCACTTCGGATTTGCCGTGGAAATGCGGGCACGTGCTTTGCGCTGCTGAAGAGAACCGATTTAGCAGTGAATGACTGGATTCCTCAATCCATAGGAAAAGGGTAGAAATCGATCTAGATAATTTGTAGGTCAGCTATTTCTTAAAAGCTTTTTATCATCTACAATTATTGACAATTCAACAGGTAAAAGCACCTGCAAGCGAACAGGTAACAGTGGGGATAATCGTCAAGCGACGTACCTATTTCAATTGAGCTTTCCTCCTTCACAATAAATTTGCTTTGATCCATCTCATCGGGGAGCATGAAGGTTGTTTTGAGTGTACGCTGTAACAAGTACGGTTAAACAAGATGAGGTATCGTTCGCTTCTACTAGCAATATTTCTGGTGTTCATTTCATTGACAATATCTTCTTATACAGATGTCAATGGAGACTTTCAGCGGAAAGGGATAGAAAAGCTGGAATTAGGTAATTACAATGGAGCTATTGTTGACTTCAGTAAGGCGATCGAAATAGACCCTAATGATGCAGTCACTTATGACTATCGAGGAGTTGCAAAGGCTAAAAAAGGGGATTTTTCCGGGTCAATCATTGATTATGATAAATCTATAGAATTAGACCCATATCGAATTGATACATACGGAAATCGTGGAATTGCGAAGGCTAGATCTGGCAATCTAAATGAAGCTATTTTAGATTTTGATTCAGCAATCTCAATTGATCCAAACAATGGTAATGCATTCTTCAACCATGGAATGTCAATGGATATGACTGGAGATTTAATGACTGCTTGTCTAGACTGGAAAAGAGCTGTAGAGCTGGGCGATGACAAAGGAAAGAAGTTTGTAGAAAAAAACTGTTTGAAATCAAGCTAAAGCGCAGTATTCAAATCATAACATTTTCGCTAACAAATCTATAAGCTCTTATATCATGATGTACTTTTAAATGTTAATCACTCTCGGGTAACTCATCAAATTCGGGCTTGCCAACAAGCAATATATCACAATCTATTTCATTGATTTGCACAACAAGTATTCGCCTTGGGCTTTCAAAAAATTCCTTTTTTGCTGTACCTATGGCATCAACTAAATCATCTATTGTGACCATTGCACCATTTGCGACATCCTTCTTAGCCTCATCCCACATCAAACAAAATTCATCTACCTCATTCATATGAGACATCATCATTTGCTTCATAGCTTTTTCAGAACCGATCTGTAATGACAGTTGGCTATATTTTTTAACTAAGGGCGAAGACATTGACATCGACACCTTTAGGTGATTCGATAGTCCTGAAATATTTATTTCTATTACCTCACAGTTTGGATTAATAATAATACAAGGAATCGCCATATCAAATAGTTCATGACTTATTAGTCTATTCCAATGATTTTCAATCTCTGACCAATTCTTCTTCAATTGAAAGAGCCTATTCCAGTGGGTAATACATGGTCAAAACCAGAGTTTTTTTAATAAGATTGGAAATATATTTTAACTAAAGAGTCATAGAAAGAGTTAGGCTTTGAAAATGAAAGTATAATACAAAGCAGGAATTAGTCAATTAATGCTTGCTGGTAATCCTTAATCGACTCTTGCAGCCCTATTTTCTTTAATCTTTCAAGGAATAGCTGACCTTTCGTGGGAAGTCCTCCTGGATGGTTTAGTTCATACCCCGTGACCTCTTCCAGTCCGATAGATGCCAATTCATAAAACGATGTACTAATTAAAAGTGTAGCAATTTCTGCATTCTGAAAATTATTGAGTGCATCAAGTTCTGAAGCCTGGTCTACTAAGTCCATACGAATTGGATATTTGGCAAACTTAACCAGCATTTGAAAATCAATTTTTGACTGAAGCCATGGTCGGCATACATCTTCATAAGCAAGGATTAATTCTCCAACAGGTGGACAGAACGCGTTAGTATCTAACTGTTTTGATACATTATTTATACCCCTATCCTCAATGA contains the following coding sequences:
- a CDS encoding TIGR04168 family protein; the protein is MRLAIAGDLHGDWSCHDEQLLEQLRPDALLFVGDLSDGDLRLVKAITRLKLPCAVILGNHDRGRDRTGERLRQQISMLGDLDCSWKLRNWSSPAVAIVGGLQCSSGGGFHISEAVQSVFGPVTEQESVDRIVKAASHAPEDWPLVLLAHSGPTGLGSDASSICGRDWKHPHIDWGDRDLAIAVETLRRRRAADLVVFGHMHHSLRGGKGERMTFHRDRYGTAYVNAACVPRSGSDEAGQTLIHFTWVEFEGRHLSLVSHRWFHPNGTLAYEQTLLRHPSESRSPC
- the nadA gene encoding quinolinate synthase NadA, encoding MKDAPSDLVSAINQLRRDRNAIVLAHYYQEPEIQDIADFIGDSLELSRKAANTDADVIVFCGVHFMAETAKILSPEKIVLLPDSEAGCSLADDCPADDFEAFRANHPEHFVVSYINCTAAVKAQSDLICTSSNAVDLVNQLPSNQPILFAPDQNLGRWVQRQSGRELTLWPGRCIVHETFSEEALLKLKLEHPDGEVIAHPECMENLLDLADFIGSTSKLLAHAQTSSATTFIVLTEPGILHQMQKMVPNKRFIDVPGLDGCSCNTCPYMRMNTLEKLWHCLETLEPKIEMDENLRVKALAPIQKMLEMSK
- a CDS encoding ligase-associated DNA damage response exonuclease; this encodes MAVLEQRTEGLYCPAAGVWIDPTRPVKRALLTHAHADHARAGSEEYWAVKQSEGVLRQRLGREIKLNAVSYGETLIIGEAKISFHSAGHVLGSAQIRIEVGGEVWLVTGDYKRCHDPSCEPFEAVKCDVLITESTFGLPIYHWKPGKEIAAEIYKWWNDEKDRPSLLFCYAFGKAQRVLAELSGLGINEEILLHGAVETVTRHYREAGINMAKTRPVSELERKNPLRGRLIIAPPSAYRSSWMKRFKEPQTAFASGWMAVKGAKRRGGYERGFVLSDHADWSGLIKTIKESEAKQVYVTHGQEDVISRYLREVEGIKANPLKSLS
- a CDS encoding ATP-dependent DNA ligase; translated protein: MRNVSFRTFGNLINTLEQCNSTKKKINLISTFIKDIDPRDGSWILLLLMGSRQKRLITGRRLKEILQASSKMPSWLIDDCFAQVGDSAETISLLWPQLKNELTTTDIEFEENDNKLFNETKESKPLHWWMETLLPEIKDSTETTQQRLILKLWSEITDQDHYLTNKLITGGFRNGVSKGLVVKSIAQAYELDESTVLERLMKPMEINKVWFQELTQQVSEKRTDRGAIPYPFYLASPVQIEDIKETPPADWRLEYKWDGIRGQLIKRDTGAYLWSRGEELVNHVFPEIIEMAEDLTDGTVLDGEILCWQKDISKPMAFASLQRRLGRKTVNKKLLKECPTVFMAYDILEHKSTDIRAYDLRDRLKLLECIQQSCNHPCLMMDSEKKFAEWEELTKIRDRARLEGAEGLMIKKNSSHYLSGRKKGYWWKYKHDPMTLDAVLVYAQAGTGKRANLFTDYTFGLWDDSNKNSRDRKLVTFAKAYSGLNNSELMELDKWIRAHTIERYGPTRVVEQKQIFEIAFEGVMESKRHKCGLAVRFPRIHRWRIDKPVMEADCIEQAQALLKQVI
- a CDS encoding ligase-associated DNA damage response DEXH box helicase codes for the protein MKKKSGCDGGHTTEDLLKPIESWFTHQGWTASTFQRQSWHSYLDGASGLIQVPTGSGKTYAAVMGPIARILSEETSPKGLRVLYLTPLRALSRDLSLAIQEPIHAMQWPIRVGTRNGDTSSTERAKQLKSPPEILVTTPESLCVLMSNRKAKELFDGLHTVILDEWHELMGSKRGSQTELALSWLRHQQPSLQTWALSATIGNIEEATEHALGISTANKVIINHAPKRKTTIRSIIPESIDGFPWGGHLGLRNYEGLIAKLDPKISTLLFTNTRNQSERWHQCLRYACPEMEGLLALHHSAIDRSEREAIEENMKMGLIRWVVCTSSLDLGIDFQPVEKIVQIGSPKNIARLLQRAGRSAHSPGGESQVLFMPTNALELLELSALRRGLDNDLVENRKTPSKPLDVLLQHLTTLACGPGFNPEETLIAIRRTASFASLEDEEWKWCLLFLEKGGVCLNAYTRFRKLEWNAIEKLFFVSDQSIARLHRLNIGTITSAPSVRVRFSRGIYLGHVEESFISQLKPKDVFFFAGRQLELIRMKEMTAYVKTTTRKSSMVPAWAGGQMALSDLLTTQLREEVSRASKLILDTPELMSLRPLIDRQLDLSMIPSENQFLIETCITKEGQHLFAYPFEGRFVHEGLGFLWASRLSKYQKSTITVSVNDYGFELLGPKQYPLSKLVEETLEILLDDKDLEEDIENALNLSELCKRRFRSIAQISGLMMQGFPGKNKSSGQLQISGSLLWDVFNKHEPKNLLLRQSRFEVLNEQLELPRLKKALQRIRKGDIIHSEIVRPGPLAFPLLVERLRSRLSNESILERVTRMQNEALRHER
- a CDS encoding DUF427 domain-containing protein, with product MPIEENVSDYPRPPLIELVNGNVSVRIADEIIAEDTRYVRVCETFHPPTIYINPKAFVHGSLQQISGRGSFCEWKGVAEYWSLSKADGTDSRSRAGWSYPRPTERFSLLKDWISLYPRLVDACILEGEHVSPQPGSFYGGWITSWTIGPFKGDINHPELI
- a CDS encoding PAP/fibrillin family protein; amino-acid sequence: MKCKEQLTNLLQSDPKSCFIPSLIEEFELLSRVNLETDITLLKGVWELKWSSSSQPWLKQAPWLENLQILDPVQKKGVNLLRLSAPIGSVVGIAVEAELSINSTNQVGVQFKRGGWLGPSLGNGWRPKLLATINQSFPAWLDITGLDDSLRICRGNAGTCFALLKRTDLAVNDWIPQSIGKG
- a CDS encoding tetratricopeptide repeat protein, which produces MFISLTISSYTDVNGDFQRKGIEKLELGNYNGAIVDFSKAIEIDPNDAVTYDYRGVAKAKKGDFSGSIIDYDKSIELDPYRIDTYGNRGIAKARSGNLNEAILDFDSAISIDPNNGNAFFNHGMSMDMTGDLMTACLDWKRAVELGDDKGKKFVEKNCLKSS